A genome region from Streptomyces xanthophaeus includes the following:
- the ureA gene encoding urease subunit gamma — MPLTPTERDRLLLFTAAELARARHARGLRLNVPEATALIADTVCEAARDGLRLADALERGRSVLGPDDVLPGVVDIVTEIQVEAVFEDGTRLAAISEPFGAQERDDSAPGAVLPASDTVAAPDPVVTLTVRNTAAVPVSVTSHFHFFEANPRLDFDRAAAYGMRLAVAAGSSTRFDPGATVDVGLVPIGGDRIAIGFAGLVDGPLDAPGAKTLALAKAAACGYLGAAAAAAEHEDGDRA; from the coding sequence ATGCCCCTGACTCCTACCGAACGTGACCGGCTGCTGCTCTTCACCGCCGCCGAACTGGCCCGCGCCCGGCACGCCCGAGGCCTGCGGCTCAACGTCCCGGAGGCGACCGCGCTGATCGCGGACACGGTCTGCGAGGCGGCGCGCGACGGGCTGCGCCTGGCCGACGCCCTTGAGCGGGGCCGTAGCGTCCTCGGCCCTGACGACGTGCTCCCCGGGGTCGTCGACATCGTGACCGAGATCCAGGTCGAGGCCGTCTTCGAGGACGGCACCCGGCTGGCCGCGATCAGCGAACCGTTCGGCGCGCAGGAGCGCGACGACTCCGCCCCGGGCGCGGTCCTGCCCGCCTCGGACACGGTGGCCGCGCCGGATCCCGTGGTGACCCTCACCGTGCGCAACACCGCGGCCGTGCCGGTGAGCGTGACCTCGCACTTCCACTTCTTCGAGGCGAACCCGCGGCTCGACTTCGACCGGGCCGCGGCCTACGGGATGCGGCTGGCCGTGGCCGCCGGTTCCTCCACCCGGTTCGACCCGGGCGCCACCGTCGACGTCGGCCTGGTCCCCATCGGCGGGGACCGGATCGCGATCGGCTTCGCGGGCCTGGTCGACGGCCCCTTGGACGCACCCGGAGCCAAGACGCTCGCGCTGGCGAAGGCGGCGGCCTGCGGGTATCTGGGCGCAGCCGCAGCCGCCGCCGAACACGAGGACGGAGACCGGGCGTGA
- a CDS encoding ABC transporter permease, translating to MTAVLTRRPGLSRIRAAGSPLHLVCLVLVAVVVLAALLAPWVVPHDPNAVDLGNALAAPSAAHPFGVDAAGRDTLSRLLLGARTSLLGPLGVVVFSTVAGIAIGTAAAWRGGWIDSVLSRSTELVFAFPGMLLAILIISVYGEGLLAPVIALAVAYLPYVSRLTRSLVLAERARPYVSAYQVQGHSALQICLRHILPNIAPVVLAQSTINFGYALMDLAGLSFLGLGVPALTPDWGRMVFDGQTAIQHGYPLSAILPCAFIVLTVVAFNVVGERWADRIARRAR from the coding sequence ATGACCGCCGTCCTCACCCGCCGGCCCGGCCTCTCCCGGATCCGCGCCGCCGGCTCCCCGCTCCACCTGGTCTGCCTGGTGCTCGTCGCCGTCGTCGTCCTGGCCGCCCTGCTCGCACCCTGGGTCGTACCCCACGACCCCAACGCCGTCGACCTCGGCAACGCGCTGGCCGCACCCTCCGCCGCGCACCCGTTCGGCGTGGACGCGGCCGGCCGTGACACCCTCTCCCGGCTGCTGCTCGGCGCCCGCACCTCGCTGCTCGGACCGCTCGGAGTCGTCGTCTTCTCCACCGTCGCCGGCATCGCCATCGGCACGGCGGCGGCCTGGCGGGGCGGCTGGATCGACTCCGTGCTCTCCCGCAGCACCGAGCTCGTCTTCGCCTTCCCCGGCATGCTGCTGGCCATCCTGATCATCTCGGTCTACGGAGAGGGCCTGCTCGCCCCGGTCATCGCCCTCGCCGTGGCCTACCTGCCCTACGTCAGCCGCCTCACCCGCTCCCTGGTCCTGGCCGAACGGGCCCGCCCGTACGTCAGCGCCTACCAGGTCCAGGGCCACTCGGCGCTGCAGATCTGCCTGCGCCACATCCTGCCCAACATCGCCCCCGTCGTCCTCGCCCAGTCCACCATCAACTTCGGCTACGCCCTGATGGACCTGGCCGGACTGTCCTTCCTCGGGCTCGGCGTCCCCGCCCTCACCCCCGACTGGGGCCGCATGGTCTTCGACGGCCAGACCGCCATCCAGCACGGCTACCCGCTGTCCGCGATCCTGCCCTGCGCCTTCATCGTGCTGACCGTGGTCGCCTTCAACGTGGTCGGCGAACGCTGGGCCGACCGTATAGCCAGGAGGGCCCGATGA
- a CDS encoding ABC transporter substrate-binding protein, whose translation MTTTPPRTGRRFRGRRGRLSPVAAAATAALTAVSLLAACSGPPKEKAGGVTDVRLSVSTPEARGEIDSFTWAVYAEPPTLDYTVAFDYPQNTVLSNVCESLMRWTPGLTTEPGLAQKASNPDPTTWVYDLRPGVRFHDGKEMTADDVVFSLGRQRDPDNAAAWAQVFQNVASITKSGPLQVTVKLDKPDSQFPQYMATAAGVVASKAAVEAAGKDYGTTGGLGCSGPFKLGTWNKGQSIELERFDNYWGTKAKSKKAVFRVLTDPSARTNAMLSGEADGGYLIPTESYARLRGSGTGTLYFGEGLSTVNVNVTNMQGPLGDIRVRRALSLALDRSGFVKAGLGGAGTVTNSLTTRAAWAVAPERTLKTAFDSLPPTGQDMEKAKALVKEAGATGKTLTVATSSIGQDVSLLATAVQAAGTQIGLDIQLKTIAPNAFTALFTDPQAREGIDMFPLTYYDSITDPLDLLQNFKTGAYMNFAGYSDPAYDKLVDQASAVYPVEQRMDLEAKLQHHASEQLLWIPVAEWPTALFMNKRITGAPTTISYMYYPWAADVGAAQ comes from the coding sequence ATGACCACCACCCCGCCCCGCACCGGCAGACGCTTCCGCGGCCGGCGCGGCCGGCTCAGCCCCGTTGCCGCGGCCGCGACCGCCGCCCTGACGGCCGTCTCCCTGCTCGCGGCCTGCTCCGGCCCGCCGAAGGAGAAGGCCGGCGGTGTCACCGACGTCAGGCTGTCGGTCTCCACCCCCGAGGCACGCGGCGAGATCGACTCCTTCACCTGGGCCGTGTACGCCGAACCGCCCACCCTCGACTACACGGTGGCCTTCGACTACCCGCAGAACACCGTCCTGTCCAACGTGTGCGAGAGCCTGATGCGCTGGACCCCGGGCCTCACCACGGAGCCCGGTCTCGCCCAGAAGGCGTCCAACCCGGACCCCACCACCTGGGTCTACGACCTGCGCCCCGGCGTGCGCTTCCACGACGGCAAGGAGATGACCGCCGACGACGTGGTCTTCAGCCTCGGACGCCAGAGGGACCCCGACAACGCCGCCGCCTGGGCCCAGGTGTTCCAGAACGTCGCCTCGATCACCAAGAGCGGTCCGCTGCAGGTCACCGTCAAGCTCGACAAGCCCGACTCGCAGTTCCCCCAGTACATGGCCACCGCCGCCGGAGTGGTCGCCTCCAAGGCCGCCGTCGAGGCGGCAGGCAAGGACTACGGCACCACGGGCGGCCTCGGCTGCAGCGGCCCCTTCAAGCTCGGCACGTGGAACAAGGGCCAGTCGATCGAGCTGGAGCGCTTCGACAACTACTGGGGCACCAAGGCCAAGTCGAAGAAGGCCGTCTTCCGTGTCCTGACCGATCCCTCCGCCCGCACGAACGCCATGCTCAGCGGGGAGGCCGACGGCGGCTACCTGATCCCCACCGAGAGCTACGCCCGTCTGCGCGGCAGCGGCACCGGCACCCTCTACTTCGGCGAGGGCCTGAGCACGGTCAACGTCAACGTCACCAACATGCAGGGCCCCCTCGGTGACATCCGCGTCCGCCGGGCGCTGTCCCTGGCGCTGGACCGCTCCGGCTTCGTCAAGGCCGGCCTCGGCGGGGCGGGCACCGTCACCAACTCCCTCACCACCCGCGCCGCCTGGGCCGTCGCCCCCGAGCGCACCCTGAAGACGGCCTTCGACAGCCTGCCGCCCACCGGCCAGGACATGGAGAAGGCCAAGGCCCTGGTCAAGGAGGCCGGCGCCACCGGCAAGACGCTGACCGTGGCCACCAGCTCCATAGGCCAGGACGTCTCCCTCCTCGCCACCGCCGTCCAGGCGGCCGGCACCCAGATCGGTCTGGACATCCAGCTGAAGACGATCGCCCCGAACGCCTTCACCGCACTGTTCACCGACCCCCAGGCGCGCGAGGGCATCGACATGTTCCCGCTCACCTACTACGACTCGATCACCGACCCGCTCGACCTGCTGCAGAACTTCAAGACCGGTGCGTACATGAACTTCGCCGGCTACAGCGACCCCGCGTACGACAAGCTCGTCGACCAGGCGAGCGCCGTCTACCCGGTCGAGCAGCGGATGGACCTCGAGGCGAAACTGCAGCACCACGCCTCGGAACAGCTGCTGTGGATCCCGGTCGCCGAGTGGCCCACCGCGCTGTTCATGAACAAGCGCATCACCGGCGCCCCCACCACCATCTCGTACATGTACTACCCGTGGGCCGCCGACGTGGGGGCCGCGCAGTGA
- a CDS encoding agmatine deiminase family protein yields MTEFRMPAEWSQHDGCLMAWPTREELWGSVLAEVKEEYANVARAIAAFEPVTMVAPPGFGEDARALCGDGVTVIELPLDDSWFRDSAPLFVLDGDGNRAGVDFRFNAWGRKHHPFDADDRISGLLLEHLGVDRIPSGMILEGGAITVDGEGTLITTEQCLLHPNRNPGMSRDQIEAELKSRLGVTKVIWLPYGGLLDTETDGHVDGVCAFAAPGTVVISLPSDPDHPDHARMRANRAVLEATTDARGRRLEIVEVPQTAFADVADGEIEVSYLNYYVANGGVVVPVAGVPQDEEALAVIATAYPGRKVVGVRALAIAFGGGGVHCITQQIPAARTTV; encoded by the coding sequence ATGACCGAATTCCGTATGCCTGCCGAGTGGTCCCAGCACGACGGCTGTCTGATGGCCTGGCCCACCCGCGAGGAGTTGTGGGGCAGCGTGCTCGCCGAGGTCAAGGAGGAGTACGCGAACGTCGCCCGCGCCATCGCCGCGTTCGAGCCCGTGACGATGGTCGCCCCGCCCGGTTTCGGCGAGGACGCCCGTGCGCTGTGCGGCGACGGCGTCACCGTCATCGAGCTGCCGCTCGACGACTCCTGGTTCCGCGACTCCGCCCCGCTCTTCGTCCTCGACGGCGACGGCAACCGCGCCGGAGTCGACTTCCGCTTCAATGCCTGGGGCCGCAAGCACCACCCCTTCGACGCCGACGACCGGATCAGCGGCCTGCTGCTGGAGCACCTCGGGGTCGACCGCATCCCCTCCGGCATGATCCTCGAAGGCGGGGCCATCACCGTCGACGGCGAGGGCACGCTGATCACCACCGAGCAGTGCCTCCTGCACCCCAACCGCAACCCCGGCATGAGCCGCGACCAGATCGAGGCGGAGCTGAAGTCCCGGCTCGGCGTCACCAAGGTCATCTGGCTCCCGTACGGCGGCCTGCTCGACACCGAGACCGACGGTCACGTCGACGGCGTCTGCGCGTTCGCCGCCCCCGGCACCGTCGTCATCTCCCTGCCCTCCGACCCGGACCACCCCGACCACGCCCGGATGCGCGCCAACCGCGCCGTGCTGGAGGCCACCACCGACGCCCGCGGCCGCCGACTGGAGATCGTCGAGGTGCCGCAGACCGCCTTCGCCGACGTGGCCGACGGCGAGATCGAGGTGTCGTACCTCAACTACTACGTCGCCAACGGCGGCGTCGTCGTCCCGGTGGCCGGCGTGCCCCAGGACGAGGAGGCCCTCGCCGTGATCGCCACGGCGTACCCGGGCCGCAAGGTCGTCGGGGTACGGGCGCTCGCCATCGCGTTCGGCGGCGGCGGCGTCCACTGCATCACCCAGCAGATCCCCGCAGCGCGGACCACCGTCTGA
- a CDS encoding TetR/AcrR family transcriptional regulator — protein MSSRSTQILEAAARVIARRGVRGLRVEELAAEAGVSTALIYYHFKDRTGVLRQTLEFINDRAERYTTDRDPDDPPLTPREELEETLLLELQDTVEVRENSSAWGELRASAVFDEVLREDLARATLVWVQEVAALLGQVQPMVPASALAAAAERLTALLEGLSMRWLSGGIKIGHARELMRGAIDAELSGLGQG, from the coding sequence ATGTCGTCTCGTAGTACTCAGATCCTCGAAGCCGCCGCCCGGGTGATCGCCCGGCGCGGTGTACGCGGGCTGCGCGTGGAGGAACTCGCGGCCGAGGCCGGCGTCTCCACCGCCCTGATCTACTACCACTTCAAGGACCGTACGGGCGTCCTGCGCCAGACACTGGAGTTCATCAACGACCGCGCCGAGCGCTACACCACCGACCGCGATCCGGACGACCCGCCGCTGACCCCGCGCGAAGAGCTGGAGGAGACCCTCCTGCTGGAGCTCCAGGACACCGTGGAAGTCCGGGAGAACAGCTCGGCCTGGGGCGAACTGCGGGCGAGCGCCGTCTTCGACGAGGTCCTGCGCGAGGACCTGGCGCGGGCGACCCTGGTGTGGGTCCAGGAGGTGGCCGCGCTGCTGGGCCAGGTCCAGCCGATGGTGCCGGCCTCCGCGCTCGCCGCGGCCGCGGAGCGGCTCACCGCCCTGCTGGAGGGGCTGAGCATGCGCTGGCTGAGCGGCGGCATCAAGATCGGCCACGCGCGCGAGCTGATGCGGGGCGCCATCGACGCCGAGCTCTCGGGGCTCGGGCAGGGCTGA
- a CDS encoding ABC transporter permease encodes MSFVRFALRRVAEMAATLLTASFVVFGAMYLAPGNPASFLLAGRSASPEALASINAQYHLDDPFLVRYFRWLGDVLQGDFGRSITYRTDVSRLLADRLPTTLLLIVMSLVVVVAAGLLLGRIAAVRGGATDSAVLVTTTFAVGTPSFVAAVLLQGLFAVNLGWFPSSGAGDGGLGDMLWHLTLPAVALALYLIGMLARVTRSAMLEALDSDHVTVARSRGVPERQVIERHVFRNSLGTVLTTGGLIVSTLLVCTILVETAFSIGGIGQLLELSTTTKDFPTVQAISLIIVALFMIVNLIVDLLLPLVDPRVTLGSRSAAV; translated from the coding sequence GTGAGTTTCGTCAGATTCGCGCTCCGGCGGGTGGCGGAGATGGCCGCCACCCTCCTGACCGCCTCGTTCGTGGTCTTCGGGGCCATGTACCTGGCGCCGGGCAACCCGGCGAGCTTCCTGCTCGCCGGCCGCTCGGCCTCCCCGGAGGCCCTCGCCTCGATCAACGCCCAGTACCACCTGGACGACCCCTTCCTCGTGCGGTACTTCCGGTGGCTGGGTGACGTACTGCAGGGCGACTTCGGGCGGTCGATCACCTACCGCACCGATGTCTCGCGGCTGCTGGCGGACCGCCTGCCCACCACCCTGCTGCTGATCGTGATGTCGCTCGTCGTGGTCGTCGCCGCCGGCCTCCTCCTCGGCCGGATCGCCGCCGTCCGCGGCGGGGCCACCGACTCCGCCGTCCTCGTCACCACGACGTTCGCCGTCGGCACCCCGTCCTTCGTCGCGGCGGTCCTGCTCCAGGGCCTCTTCGCCGTCAACCTCGGCTGGTTCCCCAGCAGCGGGGCGGGGGACGGGGGCCTCGGCGACATGCTCTGGCACCTCACGCTCCCCGCCGTCGCCCTCGCGCTCTACCTGATCGGCATGCTCGCCCGGGTCACCCGCTCCGCCATGCTCGAAGCCCTCGACAGCGACCACGTCACCGTCGCCCGCAGCCGGGGTGTCCCCGAACGCCAGGTCATCGAGCGCCACGTGTTCCGCAACTCGCTCGGCACCGTCCTGACCACAGGCGGCCTCATCGTCTCCACGCTGCTGGTGTGCACCATCCTGGTGGAGACGGCCTTCAGCATCGGCGGCATCGGCCAGCTCCTCGAACTGTCCACCACCACCAAGGACTTCCCGACCGTCCAGGCGATCTCCCTGATCATCGTCGCCCTCTTCATGATCGTGAACCTGATCGTGGACCTGCTGCTGCCCCTGGTCGACCCCAGGGTCACCCTCGGATCGAGGAGCGCCGCCGTATGA